Part of the Capsicum annuum cultivar UCD-10X-F1 chromosome 12, UCD10Xv1.1, whole genome shotgun sequence genome is shown below.
TTTTTTGGTTTGTTCTTCTCTGCTGAAGTGCTAGTTATGCAGTATATTCATCGTGATTTTTGCTTTATTCTCGACTCCACTGCTACTTGGCTTTTGCTCAACACCTTTCTTTTTACTCTTTACTCCATTTCCTGTGTGTTTTTATGCATGTAGGAGACCTGCACTGATCACATCTTGCCATGTCTCGCGATCCTTATATTTTGCAGGTGATAGCAGCAAGGTTATTGGAATCTAAGCAATCTACTCCCCACTTGTATTTGTCCGCAGGTTTTGTCAACTCTCAAGTTCTTAGTGCTATAAGCAATAATTTACTTATATCTAATATGTGGAACTCTTTCAAATTAATGGTCATTTCTAACAGATGTTATATTGGACTCCCTTCTCTCCTTCAGAAAGGAGCTTAAAGGTATAGAATTAAGGTGTCTAAATGGTCTTGTTGCTTTTGCTGATATTCCTTCAAAATTATCTGACGCATCTTTATTCTATGCAGAAAAGTATGATGTTAAAGTCTCTGTGAATGACATTGTTATCAAAGTGATTGCAACAGCATTGAGAAATGTACCAGAAGCAAATGGTGAGATGTTATTTGTATTTTCGTTGCTAATTGAAGTTCTTAACTTATTTCATATTAACAACTAAAATGTAGGATGAAGTGCAGCATAGTTAGTTATGAAGCCTAATTGTGTGTTTGTTCAGTATGTGGAAGCAGGCTTTCTAGCTTTGTTAGAGGAATGACCATAaccttttttctcaaattttgatatATAGCCCTTTAGAGAAATGTAAAGTGAGGCTGCATAGGATAGACCCTTGTGCTCCGGGCCTTCCCCGGACCTGCACACaccgggagctttagtgcaccgggctatccttttttttttttttctgatattTCCCTGTCAGTTTCATTTAGTTTTTCCGTGTCAGTAGAAGATCATATGATCTCTTAAAGGAGATGTAGGAAGGACGAAAGATAGCTTTTCCAGTTGAATGTGATTGGTGTTTATTGTAACATGCATTTACATATTCTGAAATCCTTTACACACTTATATTTATCGCGTTCTGTTATAGGTAATATTTAGAGTTTATATTTTGATACTGTCATGCAGATTAATAATGTCGCATTGATAATAATTGACGTGCCATTTTTCCCTTTTGTCTCTAATGCTCATGGTGTATCAGATTTTTTCTTGTTCAATAAGTTCAGAATTTAACATTGACTTTGAGAAATGTAGCTATAAAGATATGTTTTTCCATTTATAtactagctctcttatttccaaAGGTCTAGTGAGTCTCCTACAATATCTTTTACTAAGAAATGTTTAATGAGACACTTAACCAGTTAACCCCATTAGGCTTCATCCTAATTATCTGCCATTTCTGTTGGTCCGGAGTGAAGCCTCTTAACTATTTAACTTTTCTTAGTGAAAAAAACACTCACTTTGCAAAGGAGAAACTCTCACCTTATTTCCTGAAAACTTTTATGGGAGGAATAGGAGACTTGTCTGGTTACAAGATACAGTTTGTTCACcagatgattttttaaaaaatgctaTATTACAAAATAATAGTCCTCTATTTGTATACACTTCTTCTGTCTTCCTCATCCCATAACTCAAAGAATATCTATGCTTTGACTTTTATGTtgtggaaaatggaaatacaaaCTATTAGTCTGACTGGCCAAAGATTCTCCAGATATATCCTCTTTTTCTTCTGTATATATTGCAACTTATTGCGGAAAGAGTTGCTTTTGTTTACAATGTACCTCTCATTCAGACAAATTTGTAACGGAGACCACTATTTCCATGAAAACTATCATAGTTTCGGTTCCTCTCCTAGCATTCATAATAACTATTGAGCAACGTCCATCCATTGGTGTTTGTCTAGGATACTGTACAGTTGTAAGTTGACCTTTTGTCCTATTTGTCTACTGTACATCATGTTGTGAGTATTAACAGTGTTGCTGAACTGCTCTACTGAAACCTGTAGCACTTCTCAGAATACCCTTATAACCCACCCCCACAAGCAAGGATATGTGAAAAGGCTGGAGAGTTCATTGTATTTAATTGATGGGTATAACCTACAAATATGGTTTTCTGCTATCTAAGATCGGTTCATTGGCAATCAATGCATATTCTTCattgaattttattataataaactTTTAGTATTCTTCCGGATGACTAGCTTAGTAAAAGACACTTTCTCCCATGAAATATTGCTCCTGATAAGCTTACTCTTTGTATCCGTTACAGCTTACTGGGATGATGGAAAAGGTGAAGTGGTTCTTTGTAGTTCTGTTGATATATCCGTTGCAGTTGCAACTGAAAAGGTacgtgcctacgtggcacactaCCATTTTTGTTGGATCTTATATGAATCTTGTTCTCATCCCATTCTCTTGAGCTGCAGGGCCTGATGACCCCAATTATCAGGAATGCTGATCAAAAATCCATATCCTCAATTTCTGCGGAGGTAAAAATGGATATAGGCTGAATTGTTTATTTTTTCCAATAGCCCTGATGATAAGGCTAGACAGAGTATTTTCTTTTAAGTTCGGATATTGAAATTCTGCTATATGTATAATCTATAGAATTTTGATGCTTTCAAAGGAACTGCAGTCTGTTAGCACAGTACATTGTAATTTCTGCAATATGTATAAACTGCATATTATCCGTCCTTATTAGGAGTCTAGTGTCTCAGCTTATTGTGGCTTCTTACCTTCTTATTATCATCTACTTGTGCATGAAAGATCAAGGAGCTAGCTGGAAAGGCACGAGCTGGAAAGCTTAAACCTAATGAATACCAAGGTGGCACTTTCAGGTGAATAATTGACTTTGAATTCTAGGTCTTGTATAGAGAAGCTCCGTTGGTCAGGAATTACATCTTCTATGTTCTTTATGCAGCATTTCAAACTTGGGCATGTTTCCAGTGGACCGGTTTTGTGCAATTATCAACCCGCCTCAGGtcattatttcttccctctcatcCTGGAGCACCCCTGCATGGAAGATCTCTGCTATTCCTTTCCTTGGACTGAATAGATTAGCTTTATATGTTGGCCTCTCCTTAATTGTTGAAACTCCTATAGTTGATGCATCAAAATTTTATAACTGATCTGTCACGTGGAGTTATATAGCCTAGTAGGTCCTCCAGAACAGGTCATTCCTGTCACTGCTCGTAAATCTGCTTTACCACTAGCTTGAAATCCATAACATTGTGATATCTTTCGACAGGCTGGTATAATTGCAGTTGGTAGGGGCAATAAAGTTGTCGAACCGGTGGTTGGTGCTGATGGTTAGTTCTGACTGAAAGTTCTCCTTGCGATTTTTTTGCTTATGCAATTTGTTGGACCAACACTAGTTAGTTTAGGATTGAGACGTATAGTTTTTTGTTTTTCGAAAATGGAGAGAAGAAGTTGTTTTAATTAGTTGAATTTTGCTTCCTTCCATTCAGGAATTGAGATACCAGCTGTAGTTAACAAAATGAGTTTGACTTTATCTGCTGATCATCGTGTCTTTGATGGAAAGGTTGGAGGTAAGTGGAGACTTCTAGTCTTTTATTACTTGTATAGTTTACAGAAGTAGACATTGTCCTTTATGCTATAGTTCACATGTTTGCACTTAATGCTCGTCAAATAGTTTCAAATTCTTAGGCTGATGGTAATAGCAGTCAAGACTGTCAAAAATGCCTCAGGTGTACATTTGGAACCTGAGTATGCTAGATTTAGTTATCCTTACTGTTGCTTCTGCGCTGAGAATTTGGGTTCTTTTTCCTATTATTCTTGGTGGTCAAGGCATTGGAGGCTAAATCTTCTTAAGACTTTTGTCATTCCttatttccttttcctttttgtgTCTTTTGATTATTGAGGGAGTGGCTCAGTTGTCATCGAGCTTTTTTTGTTTTCCCTTCGTATCTTGCTACTTTTACTTAAGGAGCTGAATTACTGTTGAGTGTTGATCCATGAAAGCAAATGTGTATAAATCTTGCAGGTGCTTTCTTTTCGGCATTGACGTCTAACTTCAACGATATCAACAGGCTTCTAATGTAATACAAATTAAGCTGTACTTAAGTCTGGGAACAAAATATCCTACAGGACAACCTGTGCAGGCGGCGTAGTTCTTTTTCAGATGATAAGTTGCCTTTTTTCAGATCTCAAGCTTGTATTAATGGTGGcatttttgttcttgaggatgaGAATGATTGAGGTCCATAAAATTGGACTAGTTCCAATCTCAGTGATACTACCATTTCTTCAGAGATACTCTCAGTTGAGTTTATGACATCATAGTCCATCTGTTTTTCCTGTAAAGTTGTACAATAAGGGTTCCTCAATATTCTTTACCAAATAAAGAGTTCCTGATTTTTCCCCTCTTGCGTAATCTTATATTGTCCCTTCTTCAGTCCTGTATGAATATGGGATGCTTAACACACCAGGTTGTCGTTTTATagtgttttcaaaaaaaaattcccttttgTTTGTATGCATAAATTCTATGGTGCACTGAGTTTTTAGGGCAGAAGATAATTGACAAATTAATAAATTACATTGGTTGCATTTGAACCTCCGTTTGGGTAACTGGTTCTGTAGctctttacaaatttattttgtgttttcaTTTTCTTCTGTTTAAATTGTGAAGGGTTATTTTCACCCAAACACGAGATGTTTGCAGAAATTTGAAATCTGCATGGCAGAACTATAATACTTAATAGGTTATAGCAAGATGGAGTACTTGATGTATGGTACTGGATCTATAATACTCTATTCTATTAAGAGATGAAAAGTCCATGtataataaaactaataacataCAACAGCTAACCAAATTTCTTTTGCAATCACTAAACAACTGTTCTCTGTAAAAAGGAAATTATTGCTCAATACATATTAAttgataaatagataaatataaatcTCAATGATTAGAAggattcaaataatttttgttgTGGTGTTACCCCGTTCAGATGATTTAGTTAGAAGATACCTCTCAACACCAAAGTTTCCAACAATCTAGGGCAACAAGTGTGCTTAATATcgtgaaaattttaaaagaaagacAATTCCATCATCAATATCCAATTTGACTCGATAAGTATCGTAGCGCCGGCTAGCTCATGCACACCTGGACTAATTTCACGAGGTACCTGCTACCTCCAACCAGTGAGAGAGGCCTTCATAGTGCTGTGAAATCTTTAACAGCAAGAGGTTCATACCATTGTGGACCGAATCCAGCAGCTTTTCTTGCTTGCTCATTAAAAGGAGGCTTCAATGGCCCTCTGAAGTATGTCCTCACAGTGGAGTGGAACTTTTGGATCACTTCATTGTCTACATCAGTAGTCTCTTCTGAAGGAAGGTCACTCAGATTTGGATTTCTTAATCTCAAGCAAAGATACTTGAACCATTTTACTCCCGCGGCACAGTGAGTTATTTCTTCTGGATACACCACATTCTCCAATAACTCAGCCGTTTGGTTATCACCACCATTGCGGAAACGGGATATTGTTGTTGGCATCACATCAAGTCCTCTGGCCTACATTCTCAGAAAATGTGAAGTCACCAACTGGTGTAGAAAAGTAAAAGCGATGGTACAAAATAGAAAGAGGATGAACTGCATAAAACAAGCCTTTGATCAATACCACTGCTGGGTAACTTGTAGATATATAAGATATATTGAAAGTCAACACTGTTCATTTTCTTAAGACTTTTAAGTTTCGCGTATACTCAGGTTCTTTCTAGAACTTGTGTATATCCATCACAGATGTGTTGGTATGTCTAAACCAAATGAAACCACTTTATACAGCTCATTTTTCATGTTAAACTGGAAACTACTCTAAAATCACTAGCATCAGCAATGAATGAATGTTAAGTTCAGAATAAACAAGTGAGGTTATAACTCATCAAAAGGTTATGCTGATATCACAATGCAAATTGCAGCTGTTTGTTAAACTTTATGAtcatgaatctgatgatcaagtgGTACCAGACCGCTCTAGCTTGCAGACTGCTGAATTACAATCATGTTATAATTGATAAGTAAAGTAAACATACAATTGAAGTGGTGATAAATAGTTAAAGCTCATGAATGTGGGGACTTAGTTCTTCCTTCTGttcatttttttgttatttcatatatgattaaaaaagtaaataaataaacttGCAGGCAGCGCTTACGTTATGAATGATTCACATTAAAATGGAAGAACTGCATAGTACAAAGGAAATTTCTGAAACAAACCCTTATGTTAGAtgcttatgaatttttttaatcaaaattattGGCAGAGTAAGAAATAAAAGCATGGTTCAAAACCCAGTGACTTCCAAAGTTCCAATGAACTCAATCATTTGAGACTTCACaaagaaaatatcttttttatttacttCACTTATGTATATCCAGATTTCTTTTATCAGGTGTAAGAGATGAAGAGAGAACCTCATGAACACAGTGTTCAATAGCCAAACGAGCCGACAAATCTTTGGAAGTAGCAATAGCTGAATCCCACAGGCCATCATGAGCAGGTAAAGCTCCATAGAATGAGCCTAGTTCCTTAAGCCGTGCAGCAAGTAGAGTAAAATGCCGCCCCTCATCTTGTGCAACTTTTACAAAATCAGTGAAAAAATCTCTTGGCATTGCCTGTTGCTTGCCGAATCGAGCAATTATATCCTGTAAGACCGACCAATGACGTATATAATCATATCAGACCAGttaataaataattgtatttGACAAAGTAGGACTCAAAAAAGagcagcctggtgcactaaagctaccgttATGCGCAAGGTCTGGGGAAGGTCCCAGCCACAAGAGTCTATTGTACGCAgacttaccttgcatttctattAGAGGCTGAACGCAACAATGAATCATCAAATAGAGGTGCCATTCACCACCAAGTCACAACAATGCTAACCACCTTGTTTAAAGTTTCTTATTCCATGAAGACATGCATATTCCTTTGGCTTAAGTTACATACATATAGTTCTAGAAACACACACAGAGGGACACATTAAGTTCAAACCTCATTATCACAGTGAAGTATGTGAGTGCAATTGGTACCCAGTACTCACTGGCTGGATCAGCCTGTCTTTGGCTACTTTCTTTGTAAGAATAACCCCACTGTTGTCCCTGTTTCTAGTGCAAAACAACCCGTTCCATATGAGAAATTATATCAAGTCTACCATTTTGAAACCAAGTACTATATCTAAAATTCTCCGCATACATTAACATGCACTATTACTAATTTATCTTACCATCAAAGACTATGAATGTGCTCACAAGCTAATCagaactaaatttttttttcccCTTGAAAATGGAATATACTTGGGAATACATAacagagcaaaaaaaaaaaaaaatcaggaaATGAGGGTGTTTGTATTACCCAAGACAAGTCAATAGCCCAACTTTCAGTGTGTACAAGACTATGAACAATGGCCTGTCTACTCTGCAAGCTTCCTGCTTTCCCAAGCTTTGGCATGAGACTTGGTGATACCAGCTTAACCTGTTCATCATTATTAGCATTTCCCAGAAAATCTAACATAcaagaatagtaaaacatgcTATGTTGTATGGAATGGAGTGTTGGTCAGTCAAGAACTTCTACTTTCAGAAAATGAAAGGTACGGACACGAGTAGTATGTTGAGATGTATGTGTGGACATACTACAACATGCAAGACTAGGAATGAAGATATCTGGAACAAGATAGGCATGGCATCGATAGAGGACAAGATGCAGGAAAAATGAGGCTACGATTGTTCGGGCATGCGTAGCAGAGATGTATGGATGCCCCAATGTGGAGGCGTGAGAGGTTGGTTATGGCcggtttca
Proteins encoded:
- the LOC107851354 gene encoding uncharacterized protein HI_0077 isoform X1; the protein is MSTEEETLVEAALRVLNTADPVEKARIGDEVANKWLQGIISQPYNPSQELLVVPDRPARLTNVKLVSPSLMPKLGKAGSLQSRQAIVHSLVHTESWAIDLSWDIIARFGKQQAMPRDFFTDFVKVAQDEGRHFTLLAARLKELGSFYGALPAHDGLWDSAIATSKDLSARLAIEHCVHEARGLDVMPTTISRFRNGGDNQTAELLENVVYPEEITHCAAGVKWFKYLCLRLRNPNLSDLPSEETTDVDNEVIQKFHSTVRTYFRGPLKPPFNEQARKAAGFGPQWYEPLAVKDFTAL
- the LOC107851354 gene encoding uncharacterized protein LOC107851354 isoform X2, whose protein sequence is MSTEEETLVEAALRVLNTADPVEKARIGDEVANKWLQGIISQPYNPSQELLVVPDRPARLTNDIIARFGKQQAMPRDFFTDFVKVAQDEGRHFTLLAARLKELGSFYGALPAHDGLWDSAIATSKDLSARLAIEHCVHEARGLDVMPTTISRFRNGGDNQTAELLENVVYPEEITHCAAGVKWFKYLCLRLRNPNLSDLPSEETTDVDNEVIQKFHSTVRTYFRGPLKPPFNEQARKAAGFGPQWYEPLAVKDFTAL